In Actinomyces marmotae, the DNA window CCCCTCCCCCGGGCGCCGGGGCGCAACCGGTCTCGACGCAGTTTTCGACCGGTCTCGGTAAGAGGGGGGTGGGGGCCTGAGTTCGGTCGGCCGCGGGGTCGCTCACAGGAGGCGGGCGCCCTGGGTGTCGATGCCGGGGGTCAGCACCTGCCAGCCGTGCTGCTCCAGGGTGAAGCGGGTCTGGTCGGCCAGGCGCGCCAGGACCAGCACGGTGGGACCGGCCCCCGAGATGACCGCGGGGTAGCCCTGCTCGCGCAGGGAGTCCATGACGGCCATGGAGCCGGGCAGGACGTCGCGGCGGTACTCCTGGTGGAGACGGTCCTCAGTGCCCGCCATGAGCAGGTCGGGGCGACCGGCGAGGGCCAGCATGAGGACCGCGGCCCGGGAGGTGTTGAACAGCGCGTCGGCTCGGGGCACCGAGTCCGGCAGGACCCGGCGGGCCTCCTCGGTGGACAGGCGCGTGGCCGGGGGCGGCACGAGGATCGTCACCGGCAGGGAGCCGTCCACGGGCATGGGGGCGGAGCGGGGGGTCCCGTCCGCCTCGATCCAGGCCACCGTGGCGCCGCCGTAGACGGCGGGGGCGACGTTATCCGGATGCCCTTCGAAGCGCGTGGCCAGGGAGAAGACGGCGTCAAGGGGCAGGGCCTGGGGGTCTGAGAGCAGGCCTCGGGCGAGCATGAGGCCGGCGACAGCGGCGCACGCCGAGGAGCCGAGCCCCCCGCCGTGGGGGATGCGGTTGACGCAGCGCATCTCGAACCCGGCCTGGGGGGCGCCGGCGGCCTCGAGCCCGGCGCGCAGGGCCCGCACGACGAGGTTGTCGTCATCGGTGGGGACGACGCCCTGGCCCACGCCCTCCACGCGCACGCTCGTGGCGCCGATGATGGGGCGGACGCTGACCTCGTCGTAGTAGCGGAAGGCCATGCCGAAGGAGTCGAAGCCCGGCCCCATGTTCGCGGTGGTCGCGGGGACGCGGACCCGCGCCTCCTCATGGGCGATGCGCACCGTCACTCCCCCTCGACGCGCAGGACGGAGATGACTTCGCGGACCTGCTCCATGCCGCGCAGCGCATCGACCGCCCGGTCGAGGTGGAGGACGGCGGCCGGGTGGGTGACGATCGTGACGAGGGGATCGACGCCGTCGGAGACGTAGGAGGCCTGGCGCACAGAGTTGATGGAGATGCCATGGTCGGCCATGGCCTGCATGATCGCGGCGAGCGTTCCGGGGGCGTCCACGGCGCGCAACTGGATCTGGTAGCGGGTCAGCGCCGACTCGGGGCCGAGGATCGGCAGGTCGGCGTAGGCGAGCTCGCGGGGCGCCTGCCCCCCGCCGACGCGGTGGAAGGCGGCGGCGACGACGTCGGAGAGCACGGCGGAGGCGGTGGGCGCCCCGCCCGCGCCCTGCCCGTAGAACATGAGGCGGCCGGCGGACTCCGCCTCGACGAGCACGGCGTTGAAGGCGCCGTGGACGCCGGCCAGGGGGTGGTCCGCGGGGACGAGGGCGGGGTGGACGCGCACGGAGACACCGTTGGCGTGATCGTCCTCGCGGCGCTGGGCGACGGCCAGGAGCTTGAGGACGCAGCCCGAGGCATGGGCCTCGCGGATGTCGTCGGCGGTGATGGAGCGGATGCCGGTGACGTCGACGTCGTTGATGCCCACCCTCGTGTGGAAGGCGAGTGAGGCGATGATGGCGCACTTGGCGGCGGCGTCGAGGCCATCGACATCGGCGGTGGGGTCCGCCTCGGCGTATCCGAGGGCCTGGGCGGCCGCGAGGGCCTCCTCGAAGCCGAGGCCCTTGGTGCTCATCTCGTCGAGGATGTAGTTGGTGGTGCCGTTGACGATGCCGAGCACGCTGGTGACGCGGTCCCCGGCCATGGACTCGCGCAGGGCGT includes these proteins:
- the thrB gene encoding homoserine kinase, translated to MRIAHEEARVRVPATTANMGPGFDSFGMAFRYYDEVSVRPIIGATSVRVEGVGQGVVPTDDDNLVVRALRAGLEAAGAPQAGFEMRCVNRIPHGGGLGSSACAAVAGLMLARGLLSDPQALPLDAVFSLATRFEGHPDNVAPAVYGGATVAWIEADGTPRSAPMPVDGSLPVTILVPPPATRLSTEEARRVLPDSVPRADALFNTSRAAVLMLALAGRPDLLMAGTEDRLHQEYRRDVLPGSMAVMDSLREQGYPAVISGAGPTVLVLARLADQTRFTLEQHGWQVLTPGIDTQGARLL
- a CDS encoding homoserine dehydrogenase yields the protein MTENPQRPAARALTVGVLGAGTVGSQVIRLLGEQADDFAARSGARLEITGVAVRDVNAPRDTDIPRELLTDDATAVATGNDLVIELIGGIEPARTLILAAFKAGASVITGNKALIAAHGPELYAAAAAAGTDFYYEAAVAGAIPVVYALRESMAGDRVTSVLGIVNGTTNYILDEMSTKGLGFEEALAAAQALGYAEADPTADVDGLDAAAKCAIIASLAFHTRVGINDVDVTGIRSITADDIREAHASGCVLKLLAVAQRREDDHANGVSVRVHPALVPADHPLAGVHGAFNAVLVEAESAGRLMFYGQGAGGAPTASAVLSDVVAAAFHRVGGGQAPRELAYADLPILGPESALTRYQIQLRAVDAPGTLAAIMQAMADHGISINSVRQASYVSDGVDPLVTIVTHPAAVLHLDRAVDALRGMEQVREVISVLRVEGE